The following are from one region of the Aquirufa lenticrescens genome:
- the trpC gene encoding indole-3-glycerol phosphate synthase TrpC has translation MSILDQIIATKRQEVAACKARTTTAQLEKQGFFARACHSLSMSLVQPASTGVIAEFKRKSPSKGIINDRMGVDVVTKGYVEAGAACLSVLTDESYFGGTYADFDLARRTNPNTPILRKDFMIDEYQIIEAKSMGADVVLLIAAALSPAEIKTLGTLARSLGMETLLEVHDQEELDRSLGDYISVVGVNNRNLKNFSEQNVEASKVLASKIPSQFVKVSESCISGPEIIAELKTYGYRGFLIGESFMKTDNPGKALSDFIN, from the coding sequence ATGAGCATATTAGACCAAATCATAGCCACCAAAAGACAGGAAGTTGCCGCTTGCAAAGCGCGCACCACGACTGCTCAGCTCGAAAAACAAGGTTTTTTCGCGCGCGCTTGTCATTCTTTATCGATGTCTTTAGTTCAGCCGGCTTCCACGGGAGTCATTGCTGAATTCAAGCGTAAATCTCCCTCGAAAGGCATCATCAATGACCGTATGGGTGTGGATGTGGTGACAAAAGGCTATGTGGAAGCGGGTGCGGCCTGTTTATCGGTGTTGACGGATGAATCCTATTTTGGAGGAACCTATGCTGATTTCGACTTAGCTAGACGCACGAACCCGAATACGCCTATTTTGCGCAAAGACTTTATGATCGATGAATACCAAATCATCGAAGCGAAGTCCATGGGTGCGGACGTGGTGCTCTTGATTGCGGCGGCTTTAAGTCCTGCCGAAATCAAAACATTAGGAACCCTAGCGCGTTCATTAGGTATGGAAACCTTGCTCGAGGTGCACGATCAAGAAGAATTGGATCGTTCGCTGGGAGACTATATTTCCGTGGTAGGAGTGAATAACCGGAATTTGAAGAATTTCTCGGAACAAAATGTGGAGGCCTCTAAAGTTTTGGCATCCAAAATACCGTCCCAATTCGTCAAGGTTTCGGAAAGTTGCATTTCCGGGCCGGAGATCATTGCGGAATTAAAGACCTACGGTTACCGAGGTTTCTTGATAGGCGAAAGCTTTATGAAGACCGATAACCCAGGAAAAGCCTTAAGCGACTTTATCAACTAG
- a CDS encoding phosphoribosylanthranilate isomerase — protein MKWKVCGMREPENIQEVAALGPNFMGFIWAPKSPRYVGQDFIIPALPEKTKAVGVFVNETTDNIIALSKNAGFSVVQLHGEEGQTEIEALQAAGLQVIKAISVGSAKDLDLTDQPDFYLFDTKKGAQVGGTGEHFDWSLLTHYKLDIPYILAGGLQARDVEKVKDFPGLYALDFNSKLEIRPAFKDVEQVKELVKQL, from the coding sequence ATGAAGTGGAAAGTATGTGGCATGCGGGAACCCGAAAATATCCAAGAAGTGGCCGCTTTAGGGCCAAACTTTATGGGCTTTATTTGGGCACCTAAATCGCCACGCTACGTAGGACAAGACTTTATCATTCCGGCTTTGCCTGAAAAAACGAAGGCGGTAGGCGTGTTTGTCAACGAAACGACTGACAACATTATCGCTTTGTCTAAAAATGCTGGCTTCTCGGTCGTGCAATTGCACGGAGAAGAGGGCCAAACAGAAATAGAAGCCTTACAAGCCGCCGGATTACAGGTCATCAAGGCGATTAGCGTGGGCTCAGCGAAAGATCTCGATCTAACAGACCAGCCTGATTTTTATTTGTTTGATACGAAAAAAGGGGCTCAGGTAGGTGGAACGGGTGAACATTTTGATTGGTCACTATTAACGCATTATAAATTGGATATCCCCTATATTTTAGCAGGCGGATTGCAGGCTAGGGATGTGGAAAAGGTGAAGGATTTTCCGGGCTTATATGCTTTGGACTTTAATAGTAAACTCGAAATACGTCCTGCATTTAAGGATGTCGAGCAAGTGAAAGAACT